One Scytonema millei VB511283 genomic window carries:
- a CDS encoding type II toxin-antitoxin system PemK/MazF family toxin, translating to MSIERGQIYFVNLNPVQGREKAGERPILVLSVNEINRLPLVITVVIGTKGANIRRDYLTNVRVSPDESGLPMETVFLCFQIRSLDPKRFSSEPSGQLSEAKMLQVEAAVRYCLGL from the coding sequence GTGAGTATTGAGCGGGGACAGATTTACTTTGTCAACCTTAACCCAGTCCAGGGAAGAGAAAAGGCAGGAGAAAGACCCATATTAGTACTATCTGTTAATGAGATTAACAGGTTGCCTCTAGTAATAACTGTGGTTATTGGCACAAAAGGAGCTAATATTCGCCGCGACTACTTGACCAATGTGCGCGTTTCCCCTGACGAGAGCGGACTGCCGATGGAAACAGTGTTTCTGTGTTTTCAAATCCGTTCTTTAGATCCCAAGCGTTTTTCTAGCGAACCATCTGGTCAGCTTTCAGAAGCAAAGATGCTACAAGTAGAGGCAGCCGTGCGCTACTGTTTAGGTTTATGA
- a CDS encoding acylphosphatase has protein sequence MQDRLRAHVFVSGRVQGVGYRMSTAQMAVEMGLHGWVRNLPDGRVEAVFEGTRELVAEAIAWCRQGNPPAVVKDVAVEYETPEGLHKFEIRR, from the coding sequence ATGCAAGATCGACTTCGCGCCCATGTATTCGTTTCTGGTAGAGTCCAAGGAGTGGGCTACCGCATGTCAACTGCCCAGATGGCTGTTGAGATGGGGTTGCATGGCTGGGTACGCAATCTACCTGATGGGAGAGTAGAAGCCGTATTTGAAGGAACGAGAGAATTGGTAGCAGAGGCGATCGCGTGGTGTCGTCAGGGAAACCCGCCTGCTGTTGTTAAAGACGTGGCGGTTGAGTACGAGACACCAGAAGGGTTACACAAGTTTGAGATCCGACGTTGA
- a CDS encoding RecQ family ATP-dependent DNA helicase has product MNDSESEQHIHSKLQQIWGYSDFRPPQGEIIRSILSGQDALIIMPTGGGKSICFQLPALLQTGLTIVVSPLVALMENQVKELCDRHLPAALLHSELPKDSRFKTLQQLERQQLKLLYLSPETLLSKPIWERLSQPQLHINTLILDEAHCLSQWGDTFRPAYRRLGTVRSALLQSKPVGTKIAIAAFTATANPTTQQTIQQVLQLQQPTIFRQNPYRSNLHLQVKIVWTPKGRKQQLANFIQSQQGEAGLVYVRTRRDSESLAEWMTQRGYVTAAYHAGLSPEERRRIEASWLSGEMQFVVCTSAFGMGINKPNVRWVVHFHSPLLLSEYVQEVGRAGRDGKPSVALTLISEPTGWLDSEDKQRQQFFENKMRSQYLAAQQLAKKLPVKGEVEAVARKFSDGAIALSLLHSANLLDWQDPFYYTIRQPIKLQPPKQFLAVQQMTQYLTTKQCRWQYLLKCFGFSQELPSSGCAHCDRCTYSSTSNSTLS; this is encoded by the coding sequence ATGAATGACTCTGAATCTGAACAGCATATTCACTCTAAGTTACAACAAATCTGGGGATATTCAGATTTTCGTCCACCCCAAGGGGAAATTATTCGTAGTATATTATCAGGGCAAGATGCTTTGATAATTATGCCTACGGGTGGAGGTAAGTCAATTTGTTTTCAACTTCCAGCGCTACTACAAACAGGTTTAACTATAGTCGTTTCTCCTCTAGTAGCGTTGATGGAAAACCAAGTCAAAGAATTATGCGATCGCCATCTTCCTGCTGCTTTATTACACAGTGAACTACCAAAAGATAGCCGTTTCAAAACTCTACAACAATTAGAACGGCAACAGTTAAAATTACTTTATTTATCACCAGAAACTTTACTTAGTAAACCGATCTGGGAAAGGCTTTCTCAACCACAATTACACATTAATACTTTAATCTTAGACGAAGCTCATTGCTTATCTCAATGGGGAGATACATTTCGTCCAGCTTATCGCCGTTTGGGGACAGTGAGATCGGCTTTACTTCAGTCTAAACCAGTTGGAACAAAAATCGCGATCGCTGCCTTTACTGCAACTGCCAATCCGACAACTCAGCAGACAATTCAGCAAGTCTTACAACTACAACAACCAACAATTTTTCGTCAAAATCCCTACCGTTCTAATCTGCATCTTCAGGTAAAAATAGTTTGGACACCTAAAGGACGAAAACAACAATTAGCGAATTTTATTCAGTCACAACAGGGGGAAGCTGGGTTAGTTTACGTGCGTACCCGCCGCGATAGCGAAAGTTTAGCAGAATGGATGACACAACGAGGATATGTGACTGCGGCTTATCATGCAGGTTTGAGTCCAGAAGAACGCCGTAGAATTGAGGCTAGTTGGTTGAGTGGAGAAATGCAATTTGTTGTCTGTACCAGTGCTTTTGGCATGGGAATCAATAAACCCAATGTCAGATGGGTAGTACATTTCCACTCTCCCTTATTATTATCAGAATACGTGCAGGAAGTTGGACGTGCTGGTAGAGATGGGAAACCAAGTGTCGCATTAACGTTAATTAGCGAACCTACAGGATGGTTAGATTCAGAAGATAAACAGCGTCAGCAGTTTTTTGAAAATAAAATGCGATCGCAATATTTAGCAGCACAACAATTAGCCAAAAAACTTCCAGTTAAAGGAGAAGTAGAGGCTGTAGCACGCAAATTTTCTGATGGTGCGATTGCGTTATCTCTCCTCCACAGTGCCAATTTGTTAGACTGGCAAGATCCATTTTATTACACGATCCGTCAACCAATTAAACTACAACCACCTAAACAATTTCTCGCAGTACAGCAGATGACTCAGTATCTCACAACGAAACAGTGTCGCTGGCAATATTTGTTAAAATGTTTTGGTTTCAGTCAAGAATTACCATCTTCAGGTTGCGCACATTGCGATCGATGTACTTACTCTTCTACATCGAACTCAACTTTATCATAA
- a CDS encoding GumC family protein codes for MQERLIETSENLDLDFSKLWLILKRRWLPGTGVFSIILGLTIIAVCLQKPVYEATGKLLIKKNDQTAALTGLGQGIGDLEGLNLQSNPVNTEIEVVRSIPLLQKTIAALNLKDDRTNEPLKPEDFIDKLKLKNIGGTDVMQVTYKSISPDEAAAVVNKLMNVYLENNIQTNRVTATAAGDFIAKQIPDVEARVRRAESALRRFKEKNHLIALEVEAQGAVTVIQTLEGQIAQVRAELADANTKLAKLRQQVGMDADNSLNLNALNQSRGVQRVLTEYQKTEAELAQLRTRYAETYPGISNLQQKRTALQALLSQRIAQAVGKARAVADGKLQIGESKQKLTEAYIQLEVERLGLASRLASISGEYKLYKQRANILPKLEQQQRELERQLKAAQSTYEILLQKLQEVKVAENQNMGNARIIESALAPEKALLLKPVMILAAGILLSVMLSSGTVAVLEVKDISVKTLKEARELFGYTFLGAIPSLTKKAAVDGKNGETAAIALPVRDTPRAPIAEAFRMLQANLKFSSSDKLKVILVTSSVPGEGKSTVSANLGAAIAQLGNRVLIVDADMRRPRQHHIWEKANTEGLSDAIVGQVDYQFAIKEVLPKLHILTAGATPPNPVALLDSVQMTSLIDNFAKSFDFVIIDAPPVLVAADALMLGKMTDGLLMVARPGVVSSNTAATARDLLQSSSQKVLGLVVNGVILENESDSYYYYVKDYYMEEDSTSHQRSTAKRKT; via the coding sequence ATGCAAGAGCGACTTATTGAAACCTCGGAAAATCTAGATTTAGATTTTTCAAAATTATGGTTAATTCTTAAACGCCGTTGGTTGCCTGGTACAGGCGTTTTCAGTATCATTCTAGGTTTGACAATTATAGCTGTATGCTTGCAGAAACCTGTTTATGAAGCAACTGGGAAACTGCTGATTAAGAAAAACGATCAAACGGCTGCTCTCACAGGTTTGGGGCAGGGAATTGGAGACTTGGAAGGCTTAAATCTTCAAAGTAATCCTGTCAATACAGAAATTGAAGTAGTACGTTCCATTCCTTTATTACAAAAAACTATAGCGGCGCTAAATCTCAAAGACGATCGCACAAATGAACCACTTAAGCCTGAAGATTTTATCGACAAGCTAAAGTTGAAAAATATTGGTGGCACTGACGTAATGCAGGTGACGTACAAGAGCATCAGTCCTGATGAAGCTGCTGCTGTCGTCAATAAATTGATGAACGTTTATTTAGAAAATAATATTCAAACTAATCGAGTAACGGCAACAGCAGCCGGAGATTTTATTGCTAAGCAAATTCCTGATGTTGAAGCTCGCGTGCGTCGTGCTGAAAGCGCTCTGCGCCGTTTTAAAGAAAAGAATCACCTAATTGCTTTAGAAGTAGAAGCACAAGGCGCAGTCACAGTTATCCAAACTTTAGAAGGACAAATCGCTCAGGTTCGAGCAGAATTGGCAGATGCTAATACTAAACTGGCAAAACTGCGGCAACAAGTCGGTATGGATGCAGATAATAGCTTAAACCTCAACGCGCTCAATCAGTCTCGTGGCGTGCAAAGAGTTTTAACAGAATATCAAAAAACGGAAGCCGAACTAGCACAACTGCGGACGCGCTATGCCGAAACCTATCCGGGGATCTCTAATCTCCAGCAAAAGAGAACAGCTCTCCAAGCCTTACTAAGCCAACGGATCGCCCAGGCTGTAGGAAAGGCGCGAGCCGTAGCTGATGGTAAATTACAAATCGGTGAAAGCAAACAGAAACTGACTGAAGCGTATATTCAATTAGAAGTAGAGCGTCTGGGTTTAGCGAGTCGTTTAGCGTCTATATCTGGTGAATATAAGCTTTACAAACAAAGAGCGAATATTCTGCCCAAATTAGAACAGCAACAACGGGAACTCGAAAGACAACTCAAAGCGGCTCAATCGACATATGAAATTCTGCTGCAAAAGCTGCAAGAGGTGAAGGTAGCAGAGAATCAAAATATGGGTAACGCTCGGATTATTGAATCTGCGTTAGCTCCCGAAAAAGCTTTGTTGCTTAAACCAGTGATGATTTTGGCAGCAGGGATATTGTTGAGCGTAATGTTATCAAGTGGCACAGTTGCAGTCTTAGAAGTTAAGGATATATCGGTTAAAACTCTGAAGGAAGCAAGAGAGTTATTTGGCTATACCTTTTTAGGAGCTATTCCTTCTCTGACCAAAAAAGCTGCTGTCGATGGAAAAAATGGGGAAACAGCTGCGATCGCCCTTCCAGTCAGAGATACTCCGCGTGCGCCGATCGCCGAAGCTTTTCGGATGCTTCAGGCTAATTTAAAATTTTCCAGTTCGGACAAATTGAAAGTAATTTTAGTCACGAGTTCTGTCCCTGGCGAAGGTAAATCTACGGTTTCTGCGAATTTAGGAGCGGCGATCGCTCAGTTAGGAAACAGAGTCTTAATTGTTGATGCAGACATGCGCCGTCCCAGACAACATCATATTTGGGAAAAGGCTAATACTGAGGGTTTGAGCGATGCGATCGTCGGTCAGGTAGATTACCAATTTGCAATCAAAGAAGTTCTACCTAAGTTACATATTCTCACCGCTGGCGCGACTCCTCCAAACCCCGTAGCACTACTCGATTCCGTGCAAATGACATCATTAATCGATAATTTTGCGAAATCGTTTGATTTTGTAATTATTGATGCTCCGCCTGTCTTAGTAGCTGCTGATGCTCTCATGTTGGGTAAGATGACAGATGGTTTATTGATGGTAGCAAGACCCGGTGTTGTGAGTTCTAATACTGCTGCTACTGCTAGAGATCTGTTGCAATCTTCCAGTCAGAAAGTTTTAGGTTTGGTTGTCAATGGCGTGATTTTGGAGAACGAATCTGATAGTTACTATTACTACGTCAAAGACTACTACATGGAAGAAGATTCTACTAGTCATCAGCGTTCTACAGCTAAGCGCAAGACATAA
- a CDS encoding 3-deoxy-7-phosphoheptulonate synthase, which translates to MHDRIADIRIDNSHILITPKELKTKLPLTEKAEKTVLRFRKELENILDGIDNRKFIVVGPCSIHDVAAAEEYARRLKNLADKVQDKLLLIMRVYFEKPRTTVGWKGLINDPDMDDSFHIEKGLHLARSLSLKLAEMGIPAATEALDPIVPQYISELMSWAAIGARTTESQTHREIASGLSMPVGFKNGTDGGIQVALNALHAASTPHNFLGIDQRGRVSVFKTKGNAYGHIILRGGGGKPNYDTAHVKKVEEKLKEAGLPPRIVIDCSHGNSNKNYKLQTVAFNDAIAQVVEGNTSILGMMLESHLYEGHQSIPCDLSKLKYGISVTDQCIGWEETEEVILAAHEKLSKEAIAVGG; encoded by the coding sequence ATGCACGATCGTATTGCCGATATCCGTATTGATAATTCACATATCTTAATAACTCCGAAAGAACTAAAAACGAAGTTACCCTTAACGGAAAAAGCAGAAAAAACTGTTCTCCGCTTTCGGAAAGAATTAGAAAATATATTAGATGGTATAGATAATAGAAAGTTTATTGTAGTTGGTCCCTGTTCTATTCATGATGTCGCAGCAGCAGAAGAGTATGCGAGGAGATTGAAGAATTTAGCAGACAAAGTTCAAGATAAATTACTACTGATTATGCGCGTGTATTTTGAGAAACCCCGCACGACAGTAGGATGGAAAGGATTGATTAACGACCCCGATATGGATGATTCTTTCCATATTGAAAAAGGTCTGCATTTAGCACGTAGTCTATCATTAAAGCTGGCAGAAATGGGCATTCCTGCGGCAACAGAGGCACTCGATCCAATCGTACCGCAGTATATTAGCGAACTCATGTCCTGGGCGGCGATCGGTGCGAGAACAACTGAATCGCAAACTCACCGAGAAATTGCTAGCGGGCTATCGATGCCAGTAGGATTTAAGAATGGGACTGATGGTGGAATTCAAGTTGCTCTCAATGCCCTCCATGCAGCAAGTACACCTCATAATTTTCTAGGTATCGATCAAAGAGGAAGAGTGAGCGTTTTTAAAACTAAAGGAAACGCTTACGGTCATATTATTTTACGCGGTGGTGGTGGCAAGCCTAATTACGATACTGCCCACGTTAAGAAAGTAGAAGAAAAGTTAAAAGAGGCAGGTTTACCTCCACGAATTGTTATCGATTGCAGCCACGGTAACTCGAATAAAAACTACAAATTACAAACTGTAGCTTTTAACGATGCGATCGCGCAAGTTGTAGAGGGAAATACATCAATTCTAGGGATGATGTTAGAATCTCATTTATATGAAGGTCATCAGTCTATTCCTTGCGATTTGTCAAAATTGAAATATGGTATTTCGGTGACAGATCAATGTATCGGTTGGGAAGAAACTGAGGAAGTCATTTTGGCTGCTCATGAGAAATTGAGTAAGGAGGCGATCGCAGTAGGTGGTTGA
- a CDS encoding MFS transporter, which produces MVLSPTLPTVVSAQALIGVAAAIFPPAIAAITLGIVGYNKLDHRIGRNEAFNHAGNVAAAALAGTIGHFVAREGIFVLVAVMAIASAISLLQIRNRDIDPDLARAAKDRQDEEGQEKRSHISGIGQILRDRRILIFAVSAVLFHFANAAMLPLVGQRLADGKATGASLYMSACIIVAQLVMIPVSAWAGSLAHAGRKPVFLLGFAILPIRGVLYTFSDNPFFLVSVQILDGIGAGIFGVLSVLIVADLTKGTGRFNLTQGAISTAVGIGASLSNLLTGFVVQEAGYNAGFLTLAAIATVALACFWLLMPETNSLQQERMGRSLVG; this is translated from the coding sequence ATGGTGCTGTCACCAACACTACCTACAGTCGTCTCGGCACAAGCTTTAATTGGTGTAGCAGCCGCCATTTTTCCCCCAGCTATAGCAGCAATTACGCTAGGAATCGTCGGATATAACAAACTAGACCATCGGATCGGTCGCAACGAGGCTTTCAATCATGCTGGAAATGTTGCTGCGGCAGCTTTGGCGGGTACTATTGGTCATTTCGTCGCCAGAGAAGGAATCTTTGTTCTCGTCGCAGTCATGGCGATCGCGAGTGCAATTTCCCTACTCCAAATTCGCAATCGAGACATCGATCCCGACTTGGCAAGGGCTGCAAAAGATAGGCAAGATGAAGAGGGACAGGAAAAGCGATCGCATATTTCTGGCATCGGTCAAATCTTAAGGGATCGTCGCATCCTAATCTTTGCCGTTTCTGCCGTGCTATTTCACTTTGCTAACGCAGCGATGTTACCCCTTGTCGGACAAAGACTTGCAGACGGTAAGGCTACAGGGGCTTCTTTATATATGTCTGCTTGCATCATTGTGGCGCAGTTGGTAATGATTCCCGTGTCGGCTTGGGCAGGAAGTTTAGCCCACGCAGGACGCAAACCAGTCTTCTTGTTAGGCTTTGCTATTTTGCCAATTCGGGGCGTACTCTACACCTTTAGCGATAATCCCTTTTTTCTCGTCTCCGTACAAATTTTAGATGGAATTGGCGCTGGTATCTTTGGAGTCCTATCTGTGTTGATAGTTGCAGATTTAACTAAAGGGACTGGTCGTTTTAACCTGACTCAAGGTGCAATTAGTACTGCTGTAGGAATTGGGGCTTCCCTGAGTAATTTACTTACGGGTTTTGTAGTGCAAGAGGCGGGGTACAATGCAGGTTTCCTCACCTTAGCAGCGATCGCCACTGTTGCCCTCGCCTGCTTTTGGTTACTAATGCCAGAGACAAATAGCCTTCAACAGGAAAGGATGGGGCGATCGCTAGTTGGTTGA
- a CDS encoding aconitate hydratase, giving the protein MMPMNVTQKLIQSHLVSGKMIPGQEIGIKIDQSLTQDATGTMVMLELEALGIDRVKTELSAQYVDHNLLQTDYKNADDHLFLRSACQRFGIWYSRPGNGVSHPVHMERFGIPGKTLIGSDSHTPAAGSLGMLAFGAGGIDVAMAMAGEPMYLKMPKVLGVKLTGQLPDWVSAKDVVLEMLRRYDVHGCRNTIIEYYGSGLENLSAMDRHVIANMGTEMGATTTVFPSDAEVKRFLASQGRGEDWVELIADAAAEYDLHDEINLSELVPLIACPSSPGNVVPVRDVQGRSVQQVVIGSSANPGIRDFWIVSQIVKGKAASDRVSFDVNPTSRQGIENLAAMGTAFLDLIHAGARFHQAGCLGCIGMGQAPASNQISLRTFPRNFPGRSGTADDKVYLCSPETAAAAALTGVITDPRDLEQIYGMNYPQFVAPEKEMINTEMLVPPPTDGSQIQLEKGPNIKSLPDFPELPNRVTAPVLLKVGNNISTDEIMPAGARVLPFRSNIPGISQFVYYMVDETFAERAKVAQKEYSGHVIVAGDNYAQGSSREHAAIAPKYLGQVAVLAKSYARIGWQNLVNFGIMPLEFVNPDDYNTIDRDDEIEIVGMRDALTAGQPIVAKNKTKNLVYEMTHSISPRQINILLHGGTINEFREKLSDRQDLSEDPSISAKQESFADKQDVLG; this is encoded by the coding sequence ATGATGCCAATGAACGTCACTCAAAAGCTGATCCAGTCTCATTTAGTCTCGGGAAAAATGATTCCAGGGCAGGAGATTGGAATCAAAATCGATCAGTCTCTGACCCAAGATGCTACGGGTACGATGGTAATGTTGGAGTTGGAAGCTTTGGGAATCGATCGCGTTAAAACCGAACTTTCCGCCCAATATGTAGATCACAATTTATTACAGACAGATTATAAAAACGCCGACGATCATTTATTTCTGCGTTCTGCCTGTCAGCGATTTGGTATTTGGTACAGTCGCCCTGGAAACGGTGTCAGTCATCCCGTCCACATGGAACGATTCGGTATTCCTGGGAAAACTCTGATCGGTTCCGACAGCCACACCCCCGCCGCTGGTTCTTTGGGAATGTTAGCTTTTGGCGCGGGTGGAATTGATGTAGCAATGGCGATGGCAGGGGAACCGATGTATCTCAAAATGCCGAAAGTCTTGGGCGTGAAACTAACTGGACAGTTGCCTGACTGGGTAAGCGCCAAAGATGTCGTGCTGGAGATGCTGCGGCGCTACGATGTCCACGGCTGTCGCAATACAATTATCGAGTACTACGGATCGGGGCTGGAAAACTTGAGTGCAATGGATCGGCACGTTATTGCCAACATGGGTACGGAGATGGGGGCGACAACGACGGTATTTCCATCCGATGCCGAGGTAAAACGGTTTTTAGCTTCCCAAGGACGGGGTGAAGATTGGGTAGAACTAATCGCCGATGCTGCCGCAGAATACGACCTTCATGACGAAATTAATTTATCTGAATTAGTCCCTTTAATTGCTTGTCCCAGCAGTCCTGGGAATGTTGTCCCCGTGCGAGACGTGCAAGGCAGATCGGTACAGCAAGTGGTAATTGGTTCTTCCGCAAATCCAGGCATACGAGATTTTTGGATTGTGAGTCAAATTGTCAAAGGTAAAGCAGCAAGCGATCGCGTTTCCTTTGACGTTAATCCTACCTCGCGCCAGGGAATCGAGAATTTGGCTGCGATGGGAACGGCTTTCTTAGATCTGATCCACGCTGGGGCGCGGTTTCATCAAGCGGGTTGTCTCGGTTGTATCGGTATGGGACAAGCCCCCGCCTCGAATCAAATTTCTTTACGCACGTTTCCCCGCAATTTTCCTGGGCGATCTGGAACTGCTGACGACAAAGTATATTTGTGTAGCCCTGAAACAGCAGCAGCAGCGGCTTTGACGGGGGTAATTACAGATCCGCGAGATTTAGAACAAATCTACGGCATGAATTATCCCCAATTTGTTGCCCCAGAAAAAGAGATGATTAATACAGAAATGCTCGTTCCACCTCCTACAGATGGAAGCCAAATTCAGTTAGAAAAAGGACCAAATATTAAATCTTTACCAGATTTTCCAGAGTTACCCAATCGGGTTACTGCTCCCGTTTTGCTTAAAGTTGGTAACAATATTTCTACAGATGAAATTATGCCAGCAGGGGCGCGAGTTTTACCATTTCGTAGTAATATTCCTGGAATTAGTCAGTTTGTCTACTATATGGTAGATGAAACTTTTGCGGAGCGAGCTAAAGTTGCTCAGAAAGAATATAGCGGTCATGTCATTGTTGCAGGCGACAACTACGCCCAAGGTTCGAGTCGAGAACACGCCGCGATCGCACCCAAATATTTAGGACAAGTAGCGGTGTTAGCTAAGTCTTACGCTCGAATTGGGTGGCAAAATTTAGTTAATTTCGGCATTATGCCGCTAGAATTTGTCAATCCTGATGATTACAATACTATCGATCGCGATGATGAAATTGAAATTGTAGGAATGCGCGATGCCTTAACTGCTGGACAACCAATTGTGGCGAAAAACAAGACAAAAAACCTTGTTTATGAAATGACTCATAGCATTAGCCCGCGTCAAATTAATATCCTTCTACATGGAGGTACGATTAATGAGTTTAGGGAAAAATTGAGCGATCGACAAGATTTAAGCGAAGATCCTAGTATTTCTGCCAAGCAAGAATCTTTTGCCGATAAACAGGATGTATTGGGGTAG
- a CDS encoding MFS transporter has product MSKNYLGSSKKSLRSLDRLNFFLADVRDGVGPYLAIYLQASHKWNPANIGIAMSAMGIATVVAQTPAGAVVDRLRQKRLLVVVAAGCASCGRLHRHGAVTNTTYSRLGTSFNWCSSRHFSPSYSSNYARNRRI; this is encoded by the coding sequence ATGTCTAAAAACTATCTTGGTTCGTCGAAGAAAAGTTTGCGATCGCTCGACCGACTCAATTTTTTCCTTGCTGACGTGCGGGATGGAGTCGGTCCATACTTAGCCATCTACTTGCAAGCTTCCCATAAATGGAATCCAGCCAATATCGGCATTGCCATGTCTGCTATGGGAATTGCAACAGTTGTCGCCCAAACCCCAGCAGGTGCTGTGGTCGATCGCCTGCGACAAAAACGCTTGTTAGTTGTGGTGGCGGCTGGCTGTGCTAGTTGCGGTAGGTTGCATCGGCATGGTGCTGTCACCAACACTACCTACAGTCGTCTCGGCACAAGCTTTAATTGGTGTAGCAGCCGCCATTTTTCCCCCAGCTATAGCAGCAATTACGCTAGGAATCGTCGGATATAA
- a CDS encoding Uma2 family endonuclease: MEVNVHRDRIRVYPPKIVMYQTQLYHSPEEYLALEIDAEYKSEYHNGQIVPMAGGTPNHNQIAGNLYAALNFALKRQPYRVFIGDMRLWIPQQRFYTYPDVMVVSDQLQFVEGRKDTITNPSLIVEVLSESTENYDRGEKFRLYRTIPSFQEYILIEQSEMHIEQYSKTASSQTATSQWLFSEYDGETATLALTTIQFQISLSDIYDKVEFDVEE; the protein is encoded by the coding sequence ATGGAAGTAAATGTTCATCGCGATCGCATCAGAGTCTATCCTCCGAAGATAGTTATGTACCAAACACAGCTTTACCACTCACCTGAAGAATATCTGGCATTAGAAATAGATGCAGAGTATAAAAGTGAATATCATAATGGTCAAATAGTGCCGATGGCTGGTGGAACGCCAAATCACAATCAAATTGCAGGGAACTTGTATGCAGCACTTAATTTTGCCTTAAAAAGACAACCATATCGAGTATTTATAGGTGATATGCGCCTGTGGATACCTCAACAGCGATTCTACACTTATCCCGATGTTATGGTAGTCTCAGATCAGTTGCAGTTTGTCGAAGGTCGGAAAGATACAATTACTAATCCTTCACTCATTGTTGAGGTATTATCTGAATCGACCGAAAACTACGATCGCGGCGAGAAATTTAGACTTTATCGCACTATTCCCTCTTTTCAAGAGTATATATTAATTGAACAATCAGAAATGCACATTGAGCAGTATTCAAAAACCGCAAGCTCACAAACTGCAACAAGTCAATGGCTTTTTTCTGAGTATGATGGAGAAACAGCAACGTTAGCTTTAACTACGATTCAATTTCAAATTTCGCTATCAGATATTTATGATAAAGTTGAGTTCGATGTAGAAGAGTAA
- the codB gene encoding cytosine permease — translation MSSTSEEQQVVARSPVSEDYPLSAVPISARKSIWSLAPLLMGFTLYSGTLFAGGRVGPSFRFFPDLVSLIVVGNLILGIYASLLAYISAKTGLSTVLMSRFSFGNVGSRWVDFLLGFTQIGWYAWGSALMAELANKLLGVPAGWNWLIILFFTYFFCSTAYIGYRAMDWLSRIAVPAMLILMVWSLAIAATKVGGFAGLQAIVPKEPMPIGEAITIIVGTFISGGTQATNWSRFANSGRTAWVSTLTAFFFANGLLIFSGAFCALVYGNEDIVQVMAQQGLLFWGLVLLFLNMWTTQDNTIYAFSVAGAHMFRTNKRTAFVLGGATVALVLAWGGIYNLLVPYLILLGTFIPPIGGVIMADYWLHHKGQFPALAEKQPAFNWAGIIAYVLASAVAYFSPGIKPINGIIAAAIAYFILSKFLIPKNNRVNQ, via the coding sequence ATGAGTAGCACGTCAGAAGAACAGCAAGTCGTAGCGCGATCGCCAGTGAGTGAAGATTATCCCCTGAGTGCTGTCCCTATATCAGCACGCAAATCAATTTGGTCTTTAGCTCCCTTGCTGATGGGTTTTACCTTATACTCAGGTACGCTATTTGCTGGGGGTAGGGTAGGTCCATCGTTTCGATTTTTCCCCGATCTCGTCTCGCTGATTGTTGTCGGTAATTTAATTTTAGGCATTTATGCGAGTCTACTGGCTTATATTTCAGCCAAGACGGGACTGAGTACGGTTTTGATGTCGCGCTTCAGCTTTGGCAATGTGGGTTCTCGTTGGGTCGATTTTCTGCTTGGTTTTACCCAAATTGGCTGGTATGCTTGGGGATCGGCACTAATGGCAGAGTTAGCAAATAAGCTTTTAGGCGTTCCGGCTGGCTGGAATTGGCTGATTATTCTATTTTTTACTTATTTCTTCTGTTCTACAGCGTATATTGGCTATCGAGCAATGGACTGGCTGAGTCGAATTGCCGTCCCAGCAATGTTAATTTTAATGGTTTGGAGTTTGGCGATCGCCGCGACAAAGGTAGGAGGGTTTGCAGGGTTGCAGGCGATCGTCCCTAAAGAACCAATGCCAATTGGTGAAGCCATTACTATTATTGTCGGGACGTTTATTTCAGGCGGAACTCAAGCTACTAACTGGAGTCGATTTGCCAATTCAGGACGTACTGCATGGGTCAGCACCCTCACTGCCTTTTTCTTTGCCAACGGCTTACTCATATTTAGCGGTGCATTCTGCGCTCTGGTTTACGGTAATGAAGACATCGTACAAGTCATGGCGCAGCAAGGATTGCTATTTTGGGGTTTGGTGCTGTTGTTCTTGAATATGTGGACGACTCAAGACAACACCATCTATGCATTCTCCGTTGCAGGCGCGCATATGTTCCGTACTAACAAACGGACGGCTTTCGTTTTGGGTGGGGCGACTGTTGCTTTAGTATTAGCCTGGGGCGGAATTTACAATTTACTCGTACCCTACCTGATCTTACTAGGAACGTTTATTCCTCCCATTGGTGGGGTGATAATGGCAGATTACTGGCTGCATCACAAAGGACAGTTCCCTGCACTCGCCGAAAAACAACCTGCATTCAATTGGGCGGGAATTATTGCTTACGTGTTAGCAAGTGCAGTCGCCTACTTCTCTCCCGGTATCAAGCCCATTAATGGCATTATTGCAGCTGCGATCGCCTATTTTATTTTGAGTAAATTTCTGATTCCTAAAAATAACAGAGTGAATCAATGA